TCCATATCATGCTGATTCTTATGTATTGCTGCTTTCTAGTGAAGATCGTCGTTGTAGGTCAGGTGGAGAGAGAGCCGCTAGTGGGGACTTTCACCCCCAACCGAGATGAAAACGCTCAGCTGCACGTTGTTCTCGGAATAGATTCCCTCTGTCGGGTTTTCACTGTCGATTTGTCTCGGCAACCTATCCTGCAGGGTACAAATGAAGTCTTCAGAGAGGAACTAGTCCTGTTGGAGTGGCCGAGACAGAGGTACTAAATCGGTTCTTCAAACCTTTAAACAACACCCAAGTATCAGCTATTAGAATGGCTAGCCGCGGATATGGCTTTTTCAGGTCTTTTTTTGGCACCTCTTCAGGGTACATGTAGACGTCTTCTTAGATGTTCTTCTTTAACGTGTCCCCTTACCCCCATATTGGCGTTGTGAAAGCGGCAGCATTCGAGAGTGTAGTGGACGTTTTTTTGGGCATGTATTGACTTCTCATAAAATGCTAAATTGTGACTCTGATATGTGGGGGGAAAGGATCATAAAGTCGTACAGATGTCTCATTCCCAAGCCAGATTCGGCGGAGATCAATGATCACTGAGACTGCTATTCTTGATCAGCTACCACCGATGGATATCTATTGTTGATTTCAATAATATGACCTTTCCTTTCTTGAACCAAGAGGAAAATCTTGTGCCACAGTAGTCAAGGCAAGGCGCCCAATCTCAGCCCCAGGCTGGACGTCTCCAAGCCAAAGTTTCTTGTCTCGCATGTTCTTTGTCCATTCATCTGAAGTCCATATAGAAGAACCGATAATTCCGTCGGTCTTATTTTGCAGCAGGGCAACGGAGATCGATCCTAGAAGATCGGGGGCGATCGTTTTAATATGGAGATAAGCCGCCATCACGGCAATGCTGAAGATAACCACCGATGAAACAATAAGGACGGCAAGCCAGGGACGGTGACACCTGACGATATTCCGTAGATGTGTAGTTTGGGCAGTCACTTTGAACGGGGTATCCTTAATCGTGCTTCCTTCCCGTGTGAATTGCATCATGTCAACAGAGCCCGTGAAGGTCGAGGGATTGATCCCGAGGTAGAGCAAGGAATTCAAGAGCTGTGATAGACGCGTACCAAAGACACTTGAGGTGGTGGTCTCAGGCGACATAAGTGTCTCGCTGAAAAAGGTTCCGATAGCCTGAAAAGGGTCTATAAAATATCCAATGACGGGCTGGAGGCCACCGTTTTCGTCCATGTGTGGAAACATCGTagtgagaagatcaaagacTCCGTTGTTATAACCTTTCATCAACTGAAAATTCCCTGGGGGGTTTATATCAAAGACAGTCCAATTTTGGTGGAAATGGGATCTATCTACCGATCGGCGAGCGGCGAGTAGGTCGCAAGTCTTTACGGATTGCTTCCCGTCTAAGCTCTCGCAGGTCACATTGGCATCGACATAGGTCGTAGTGATATCACAGATAGCTCGCGTGATGGGGGATCTATCCCTTACATCGTCTGCATAGCCGCGGTCCCATGACTCCCATATCAGCTTGCGGGCATTCCGAGTCCTCGTCTTCGATGCGTTGAGTGCGTTCGAACATGGCTCTGAGAGGGCAAGCTGGAATTGAAATCCACCCCATGCGCTTGTCCAGCTGCAATCGTCGCCATTGCCGGGGGATGGAGCATCTGGCCCGGCGAAATCGGTAAGATTGAGAGTGTGAATTGTGTCGAAGACAGGACAGGAGATGGATAAATAGGAGCCAGGGAGGATGAATGATGTGTTGCCGGCACTAGGCAAGCCAATCACCGGCACACCAACCAGAGACGCGTACGTCAAGTTGTCATTTTGGGGTACATGCATCCATCCTGTGCTGGTTTTCTCGAGATTTTCAATCGCAGGAAATCGGATGTTGCCCCAGAGATCTTGATTGCGGGTGGAAAGTAGCGAGGCCGCCGACATCGAAGCAGTCATGGGGATGGCGACTGATGTTTTGGCCATCGACATCACTTGGCTGTAGCCGAACTGGTACGCGGTGAAGGTGTTGAAACTGGTCAACTCGATTGGATTGGCTGGGTAACTCGGGACGATGGAAATGATCCGGAGCGATGCCTGACTTCCCAGCGGCGATAAACACCACAGAAGGACGATAAAGACGGCAACGAAGTTCATAGTACGCAGTCTAATCTGAGTGAGAAAGGCTCCTGTAATGGTCTGGCTGCCAAGGCACTGCTCTACTAGCCCGATCGTTGCTCCTCCGGTGGTTTGAATGCGCCACGATGCGAGACTTTTGATGCTGCTCCCGGCAATAGCAGCAAAAAGAACTGGGAATACAGTGGGTGCCTTCAGGTGGAAATAGGATGTCAGCGAGATTTGACGATAATTGAGGAGGGCGAGTGTCGGAGCAGGGGAAGCTAACAAATCGAGAGACTTCGAAGAGTTTAGAGCCTACAGATTCTGGACCGGCCGGTTTTCCATCCATCCAAGAAACCAAAATACCGAACAGGGCAAAGAGAAACGCTACAATCGCAAGAATCATGTCCCATAGCAAACGAAAAATTCTATCCAACTGTGAGCGCTTGAGAAGCTGCGGTTGGGGCTTCTGCTCGTCAACTTCGGGAAACTCAATAGTGGTATAATCTTGAAATTCTGAGGATGACCTTGAACTTGAGTGATTTTCCTCGACTGCTACAGCGCCGTACGGTAGTCGTTTTGAGTGCCTCATCTTGTCGGGTTTCTTAGTCCAAAATCTTCGTAGTTGCGACATGGGGATCTTCTTGGCTTAAGCGGTACTCACAGGGCAGACAATCTGTCTTGTTTATTTATAAAGCGGGCACTAAAGATTGGGGCCATCGTGAGTGGCCCCGACGTAAAGCGCTGCATGGTTCGCAATTGGGCTCCAGGGAATCTCCTGACAGAGCGACGCAAAACCTGCGCTTTTCCCGTCATTTCCATTTTTAAAAGATAGGGGTAGCTTGTTGCTGAGATTTCTATGATTGGGGTAAAAGCCCCAACACAGCCCCCTCCAACTGAGGGGTCATGGTTCTTATCACTGATTCAGCCCTTCCTTAACGTACATTTTGAACTACACAGTTGCCCGAACCTTTTGGCGCAGGATCAAAATGTTTGAAGCATTCCCAAAGGTACTACGATGGCGACACATGAGAACATAACCTGTATAGCTAGGCTGAATGGAGATCACACACTCTTCTTCTAAGCACACGTTGGACACAAAAATGTTTCCCTATCatgaatctttttttttttttggttgcgAAGACGAGATTCCCACCGAAATGAAAAATGACCGATCAGATTTTAAGTGCCATTGCAACCGTCGATCGGCTTCACCCAGGTGAGATTTGCAAGCAAGGTGGCTAACAAGACCAGGATAAGTTGCGCCAAACTTTGTACTCACTGTATGTCTATCAGTACTGTACCTGATCTTTTGGATCGGACACACTCCAATCTTAACTTACAGGTTTCGTGTGAGATCGCATGTTGTCCGACTACTCTTCTTGAGTTTTCGGGGCCCACATTTTTATGGAGTTGTCCCTATCCCGGGCGATCACCACATGTTCCGATCTCTGAAGATGCTCTCCAACAATAAAAGGTTGGCGCTTTTCCCAAACACTTCAATGACCCTCACACTCTCGTAGCCGATTCGTAATATGAATCTATatcattaaaaaaaaaatcaaaatcgaGACAGTTCATCACACCCAAACTGACTTCTCCACGAGTCAAACCATGGTTTACTCACTGGGGTCCGGAACATATTACCTCGTTAGGACGTCACGGCAGTCCACTGCGGCAGCAGCGGACTCCCGTAGCCCTTCGAACGAATCAACCGAGGAAAAGCAACACTCAATGACGCTATGCGCTACCACCAAATGATGAAACTGGCTGTTCGATCCTAAGCAGCAAATCTTTTTGGAATGCTAACCTTGGGAAATGGTTATAAATTCGTCTCTAGAAGTCCAGTGCATTCCATACTATCCTATCTATCAGCATGTCTCACAGCCCACGCGATCCTAGCTCTAATGGAACCGAGGATGACCTAAGTACTATCATGACGAGGCCCGATCGCGGTGGGTCGGAAATTGGATCTCTGCGCTCCGGGACCCTCAATCGCCGTCAAAGCAACCCGAACGAAGTCGCGCTAGAGCGAATCAATACTTATCGACTTCAACATCGCTCAACCGTTGGCTCCGTTGCAGGAATTACACCGCGTGAAAAGTGGCTCCCCCTTGGAGCTGGAAAGCCTCATCCTCCATCTCTCCCAGATCCAGAAGAATACATCGTCGAATTCAACGATGCAAATGATCCCATGCACCCTCAGAACTGGTCCCTTAAACGCAAAATCGGCATCTCAGCGACCCTAGCATACACGACCTTTGTTTCCTCTTTCTCCAGCGCCATCTACTCTTCCGCAGTAGGACATATCAGTGGGCACTTCCACATCAGCACGGAAGTCGCCACCCTCGGTGTCACCCTGTATGTCCTAGGATTCGCCTCGGGCCCGACAGTATGGGCACCGGCAAGTGAGCTCATCGGGAGAAGATGGCCCATTTGCATTGGCATGTTCGGCTACTCCCTTTTCAGCATTGCAGCAGCGACTAGCAAGGACGTTCAGACCTTGATGTTGGCGCGATTCTTTGCCGGCTTTTTCTCTGCTAGCCCGATCGCTAACGTTCCGGCCGTGTTTGCCGATATTTGGAGTAACCAGACGCGGGGCGTGGCTATCGCTATCTTTGCCATGGCTGTGTTCGTGGGGCCTTTTGCGTCTCCATTCACTGGAGGCTTCATCACGATGTCTTATCTGGGGTGGAGGTGGACCATGTACATATCGTCCATTATGGGGTGGCTGGCCACTGGTCTTTGTCTGCTTTGCTTGAAAGAGACGTATGCACCCGCTGTCCTTGTGGAAAAAGCGGCCCTCTTGCGACGGCAGACACATAACTGGGGAATCCGCGCCAGGCAAGAAGAGATCGAGCTCGATTGGGGTGAGCTAATCACCAATAATTTCAGTCGGCCGTTCCGTATGCTTTTCACCGAGCCCATTGTTTTTCTGGCAAGTCATGCGTGAAGATCTTGAATTGATCCCAGCTGACGTTCCTTTAGATCTCTCTCTGGATGAGCTTTGTATATGGTCTGATGTACGCGCTTCTCAGTGCGTACCCCGTTGTGTTCCAAGGAATTCACGGAATGAACCTCGGTGTTGGAAGTCTTCCATTCATCGGATTGATTATCGGCGAGATTCTAGCTGGCGCCTATATCCTTCTTGACCAGAGATCGTATACCAAAAAGCTGGCTGCCAACAATAACATCCCCGTTCCGGAATGGAGACTTCTTCCAGCTATCCTTGGGGGTGTTTGCTTCTGTGTCGGGTTGTTCTGGTATGGCTGGACTGGATGGACAAAGGAAATCCATTGGATGGCCCCGACCGCCAGCGGAATCGTGACTGGATTCGGCATCTATGTGATCTTCTTGCAGTGCTTCAACTACCTGATTGACTCGTATTTAACATTGTAAGATTCTCTGTCTGCATTTCACTGGTGAGTAATACGCTGACCTTGAAATCCAGTGCCGCATCGGTTTTTGCTGCGAATACCATAATTCGATCAGCGGTGGGAGCTGCATTCCCATTGTTCTCAAAGCAAATGTTTGTCAACTTGGGTGTGCAATGGGCCGCCACACTTCTTGGGTGTCTCGCGCTCATCATGATCCCGATTCCCTTGTTATTCATCAAATGGGGACCAGCGTTGCGCAAAAAATCTAAATTTGCTCCAATTTTGGAGTCTGCTCGGGCAGCATCGGAGAAAGTGGACGTGACAGTTTAGGGGTGACTTTTAACAGTGTTAATTTTCAGACGTGATATTTCTTTGTGATGTTCATCAAATCCAAGCTCTCAAAATGGCAATTCTCGCTCAAGAATTGTCGCCGTTGCGGACAACTCTTGAGAACCTTCGCACACGGCATTTTAGGTTCACGAAAGGCAATAACTCCACCTAGATCACCAACATTGGTGATCAGGGTTGAGATGTCGGCATCGTCCAGGAGACCATGAGGATGTTGAAACACCAGACACTCAGGAGCACACTTGTCGCACAGAACTCCATGGATCCAACTGACAGGGCTATACTCTGAAGGCATGGTAATATCACTGATCGAGTCGCATTCCATAGAGAATAGGATATTGGCGGGTTGCCAACCTATTTACAGTCAGTAAAATGCCATCGACACCCTCCCAGCATGGACGAAGCTTTCAACAAATGTTCCAAAGAACAGATCTTCTTGAAGAGAAATAGCTCGTAAGTAGTCATCGGAGCCTGTTGTCGGCCGCCCGCTCATTCTTTCACCATCGGATAGCATAGGTGGGAAGATGAGCACTAGATGCAGATCATTCGGCCCCGCGTATTCAACATTATCAAAGAGATCTATAATGTGACCTTTCTTCAAATGAGACTTTTCTAGCTTTGATAGTTGAAGCAGGGCAAAGAGTCTCTTTGCTGATTTTGGAGGCGTCTGCTTCAATAGCTTTCAGCTTTCAAGGTGACGTCCTTTTGTAACCTAGCAAGCACACTTTTAGATCGGAATGCCGCGTTGACTTCGCATCGAAATGGCTTAAAACCTACCATAGGTCTCTTGCTATCCATTGTATTGAAAACGTGCCGTAGCCCCATTTCCCAATGATCTGATAGCGCTCGTTGAGAATGTCCCCAAAGTGCACTGGATGGTAGCCCCCGACGCGGGATTCCTCAATGGGCTTGGCAGCGTCATTGATTCTCTCAAAGCAGCGCATCATTGATAGATTGGAAAGATGCTGCGATCTCTCAATCTATAAGGAGACTGAATGAAGGAAACTTAACTCAAGGTCGACGGGTGACTTCATGGGCTTCCAACACAATACCATGACAGAAAGCGGTGAACGCAGCACGTCAGTACAACGCGAGGTAAATCTGTCTATGATGGACCCCTCCTCTTTTCCGCATGTATTCAAATATCAAGATGCGAGATAACTAGCAAAATTGGAATTCTACGGCCTCGTGACATTTCTCGATGTCTTCGCCCGTCGTACACTCACGTGGCATAGCCCCTCAACAACTTCCGGCTAGCCCTCTTTTTCTCCAACGGGCAGCGCATGCGCATGCTACCAAGTGGTGTAAGCACCACTGGGATAGACGAAAAACTTCCTATTCTTTCGGGTGAGATTCGGTGATGGCCCACGATCGAGTATGGCCGACCAGACATCCCAGAGCCATCGGATTGGGAATGTTTGAATGCAAAAGAACTTCAGATTACTTCTGTCATCCGGCCTCCTTTGTTGACTAACTATCGAGAAGCACATTCTCAAGCACACGATACAACATAATTGAAAAGATAGAGCTCTGAGCACAGAGTCTTGGCGTTTGGTCTTGGCATTACAAGGCTACCTGTCTGCAACATTTTTGCCAGCATTTGcctcttctctttgaacATGCCAGCGTCATTTGAACGCCATTTCTGTGACTTGTGTCAGTCTCTTTTCTTCAGTCGCCGGCTTGCCGAGTCTTGACCCATGGACGACCTTGAACAAAATGCTGTAGGCAAACACTCAGCCAATTAGGGCCTCGACACGGCATCTCACGGGTGAAATGAGACCCCACCACCGCTGCCAAGTCCCCAAAGACCCGGAGGTAGCTCAAATTGGAGgcgaaatttttttttctcgagtTCTTATCAGCAAGATGTGGTTGGCCAAGAGACCAGTTTTGAGATTTGCCCATCTCTTCCTTCAAAACTATGCTCTACCACCTACCTTGACTAGAACTTCTTTGCATACTGCGTCTCAACGACGACAGCGTCTTCGGAATTAGCTGTATCTAAAGTACACCACCGTGATACTCTATCGCAATGGGCTTAGGTAACTGGGTCCACGAAACCAACGTGCGGGTTGCCCGCAGTCCCGTGGGGAAATGGTTTCGTCTGGAGGGCTCCGGCCATGTAAGTGATGCTGCCTTCTATGCGACGTGTGATCGCTTTGTCAATACCTTTGCAATGTGCGAGGCTAAACCATGTCTTAAGTCTCTCGAGCGGAAGGGTAGCTACTTTTTCACTGAAATTCGCGCCGGTCTCGCCACCTTCTTTGCCATGGCATACATCATCTCCGTCAACAGTAACATCACTTCTGTGACCGGTGGAACCTGCGTCTGCCCCGCGGAAGACATGGGAGATTTCTGTGCAAACAATATCGAGTATGCCCTGTGTACGCAAGAAATCAAGCGTGACATCGTCACCGCCACTGCCGCCATCGCCGCCCTCTCAACATTTTGCATGGGTCTCTTTGCGAACCTTCCTATCGCGCTCGCCCCTGGAATGGGATTAAACGCTTACTTTGCCTACACTGTTGTTGGAGTCCGTGGTAGTGGCATGGTTTCGTATTCGACTGCCCTCACGGCTGTCTTTGTAGAAGGATGGGTATTCCTGGGCTTGACATTGATCGGTATGCGACAGTGGCTGGCGCGTGCGCTGCCAAAGTCTATCAAACTCGCAACGGGTGTCGGCATTGGTCTCTACCTTGCATTGATCGGTTTGACATACAGTGCCGGCATTGGACTAGTCCAGGGTGGCTCTGACACTCCCATTGAGCTGGCTGGATGTGTGGCTAGCCAGTTCGACTCTGAAACGGGCATGTGTCCGAGCAGTGAGAAGATGCGCAGTCCAACCATGTGGATTGGTATCTTCTGCGGCGGCATTCTTACGGCTTTGCTAATGATGTACCGTATCAAGGGTGCGATCATCATCGGCATTTTGTTGGTTTCTATCATCTCGTGGCCTCGTACTACCTCCGTCACATTCTTCCCCTATACCGAGCTCGGTACTAGCCAATTTGATTTCTTCAAGAAGGTGGTCACTTTCCATCCTATCCGGCATACCTTGACTGCTCAGGATTGGGGCCTGGCTGGCAAGGGCGGCCAGTTTGGACTGGCTTTCATCACATTTTTGGTACGTCGCTAGCTTTTTTATATCGGCAGAGATTGAAAACTAACCTTTTCCGCAGTATGTCGACATTCTGGATACAACAGGTACGATGTACTCCATGGCCCGATTTGCCGGCGCAATCAACGAGGAGACCCAGGATTTCGAGGGCAGCGCCGTCGCTTACATGGTTGACGCGATTTCAATCTCGATCGGATCCCTCCTCGGCAGTCCCCCAGTCACAGCATTCGTCGAGTCCGGAGCCGGCATCTCCGAAGGCGGCAAAACCGGTCTCACATCATGCGTCACTGGCATTGCATTCTTTATCGCTGTATTCTTCGCCCCGATCTTTGCTTCAATCCCACCCTGGGCTACGGGTTGTACACTTGTGATTGTCGGTACGATGATGGCCAAGTCTGCCGCCGATATCAACTGGCGGTACTACGGCGATGCGATCCCCGCATTCCTTACCATCGCCATCATGCCATTCACATACAGTATCGCTTACGGTCTGATCGCTGGTATCACTAGCTATATCACCCTCAATGGCTTTGCCTGGTGTCTTGAGAAGATCAGCCGTGGTCACATCGTCCCACCGAACAAGGATGAGTCTGATCCTTGGTCTTGGAAGGTCAAGGGCGGTTTACTCCCACCCTGGGTTAAGCGTGCCGCCCGCGGGAAGAAGGACTTCTGGAAAGCTGATGAGGAGTATGCGGAGCCGCGAACTGCCACTGTTGAAGCTGTGTCTTCGTCGTCCTCGTCGGTGGACCGGGTGCCTCTTGAGAAAGGTCATGTGCCTACTGCTGCAGCAATGAATTAGGCGTGAGtttttggaagatgaagGAGAGGCGGTGTGAAAtagttgatttttttttttttcaatttgcAAGGCAATACAGCGGATGTGTTCATTTTGTTTACCTCTTTTAATGTAtttattgaaaaaaaaaaaaatttcaaaccTATCGTTTTTCCAGAGGTGTTGGTTGTACATGCCACAGAATGAACATATTGTTTTAACACCACACAAAGTCTTGACCAAGTGCGATTTTTATGACCAAGCAAATGATGCTAGATTTATCGTGGGCAGGAGTATACGACATTACAGTGGCGGAAACAATAAGGGAGGTAGCGTGAGTATTGACTAACTAGCTAGGAGCTTCCCGATTGGTATGTAGATTCTTGATGCCGAGTTTGGGGATTTGAGGAAGTGAGGGATAGTTCATCATGCCCAAGTTCGCCTTgaatgaagaaattggtgcTTTCATGCCCCTGTCATGCTCTCGAGATAATAAGCGGAATTTAGAAAAAGTGATGAAATTGTAAACACAGATTACAACAGGGGTATTGATGTGGGTAAATAAGAAAAAGAGGTGATTATGATCAGACAAAATGTAATGTTAAGGTACTATTCGGAGAAAGGTGGGATGCTGATGGATGACAAAGTTGTAATGGTTAGTTATGAGTCCACCAGATACAACATAGGTTCCAGGAAGATGACGTGTAATTATGCCTCTAGGTGCATCGAATATCAGCCCCTTTGAACCAGGTTAGTGGGTTCTAAAGGGCACGGAAAGACATCGCTACCACGAATTGATCAATGTGAACAAATTAAAGTCGCTCTAGGCTTATTTTTGAACGTTGAATTTTCTCTGCATAAGATGCACTCAATCAGACAAATAGAAATGTTTTGTGCGTATCCAAATGATCGCTTGTTTGGCGAGAAGCAATGGACTGGTATACTGGAAACGAATTTTATTTTTTGTGAATTGGCCTTTTATTCATGCAGAATATTTCTTTAATTATGCACACTTTGAATGGACTGTTGGTGTGGATATCGTAACTGAAAGttgtctacggagtactccgtagtgcaTGGATTTTTGGTAGGTTGTGCATTAAATCTACGTACCGCAGGACTCGACATTATCCACATTGACTGTTCCTATTGTGGTAATGGATGCGTGTGTTACGTTAATCTTGAGATCGGGACTAGCTCATTGGATTACGAATGAATCTAGAGTCCCCGCAGTGAGCACTAAGATGCCGAGGTCTCCTATAATATCTTGGAGAACCGGCTATAAATATGCCGGCTCCAGCCTCTCACTACTATGTTGGTTATTCTAAGTTACCCAATTCCCCAGGAATCTTTAAAGATCCAACTTCGACATAAAGTAAGAGCGAGGCGACGATTTTTGCAATGGCTGCCACACACGGTTTCTGTGACCCCACATTCAAGCGGGTCCGTGATCTTTTCGAGCAAAAGCTAGCATCGGGAGATGAAGTCGGTGCCTCAATCTGCATCAACATCGACGGTAAGAATGCCCTCGATATCTGGGGCGGACATGCAGACGCCGCCAAGACGCGTTCATGGGAAGAAGACACTCTGGGGGTCGTCTTCTCATCTAGTAAGGTAGCCGTTGCCCTCGCCGCACTCATCCTCGTTGATCGCGGCCTGCTCGACGTCGAAGAGAAAGTGTCGAAGTACTGGCCGGAGTTCGCAGTCAACGGCAAAGAAGACACAAAAGTGTGGCACATCCTCAGTCACTCCTCTGGCATGCCCCATTGGGACACGCGGGTTTCTTTGGAGACCATTTACGACACTAAAAGTTCCACCGAGATGCTCGCTGCGCAGGCTCCGTGGTATAAGGCCGGGGAGGCATCCGCCTACCAGATGGTTAATCATGGACATTTAGTCGGCGAGCTGGTGCGACGCATTAGCGGGAAGTCTTTGAAGAAGTTCATTGCAGATGAGATCGCGGGTCCATTGGGTGCGGACTTTGGTCTCGGTGTGGCCGAAAAGGACTGGCTGCGTACGGCGGATATCATTCCCAGTCCTCCTACACCTCTGCCACCGATCGACCCGCAAAGCGTTGCGGGTAAAGTCTTACCCAACCTTATTTTGGACGCTGAGGTGTCCCAGACGCCCGGATTCAGGGGTGCAGAGGTCGGTGCCGCGAATGGGTTTTCAAATGCGCGTGCACTGGCTCGGATGGGTTCGATTGTGTCCTTGAAAGGGACAGTTGATGGGAAGCAGTATCTTGGGCTTAAGGCCATTGATCAGATGCTCCAAGAACGGATTAGCGGTGTCGATCAGATTTTATTCTTCCCCATAAGATTCGGGTTGGGAGTTGGCCTACCGGTGCCGCAAATCATCACTTTTATCCCCGAAGGAAAAATTTGCTTCTGGGGAGGTTGGGGTGGATCAATTCTGGTCATGGATCTGGATCGCCGCATGACTATTGCTTATACCATGAACAAAATGGGACCAGGAATCATGggcaatgacaacaccaaggCATATCTCGAGGCGATTTATGAAATCATGGCAGAGAGAAAGACTCCCGTGTCCAATTGAGATGAGAATCTTTTCCCCATTCTTTCTCTGCACAGATTGCGCGAATGGTCTTGCATGTGGAATGATACGAAGGCCCATCGTGAAAATTCAAAAATCTctttgtaaaaaaaaacatttaATTTTAACATCATTGGTAACCCGAAACATTCATTCCATGATTCTGCAAAGAATCATCCATCAGGTGGACTTTTTGGCCTTCGAAACCTGCTGCTTGCAACGATCTGTCTCGGTAAACACCAGCTCATCTCTCTCCCAGATCAACTCGACCGCAGTACCTGCAGGCCCAGCAAGAAGCGTCAACAGAGCAATCTTGACTAGGAGACTGGGCCACGAGATATAGTTGAGGATATGCTTGTGAGCAGTAACGTGCAGCGAGATAGCCCAAATCAAAACACCAGCAGAACCAGTCATATAGTCCCATCGGAGGAAGATATGGACACCGTCACCGACATTATCAACCGTCAGCCCGGACCAGGGAAGAGGAAATGAGAAAACAGAAGTCGGGTGAAGAGAGCCTAGGAAATGGTCTTCGAATAGAACTGGCACAACAACGGTTGCCAAGGAAACAACCCATGACACAATGTGCGACAAGGCTGCATTGGCAAACGCAAATGCATAGACCCAGCGCAAGCTAGACATGGATACCCGGTGGTTGTTTGAGTAGAAAGGAGAAAGAGTAAAGTAAGCGATTGAGGTCAGAATTGCCACGTATGCTGGCCAGGGTTGCCAGATGGCAATGGCGATCTGCTTCAGGTCCACGGAAATGACAGATGGAGCGGGCAATCCCATCGCCACGGTCGGCACAATGTATCCCACAATGTAGATCAACGGAAAAGCTGCAAGAACTGCTCGTGGGATACGAATGTTATCTGCGTGAGGGCGGCGCGCAGTAATAGAGCAGCCCAGCTGAAGACCACATGCCAATGGGACTCCAAAAGCAAAAGTGAACAATTGAGCGATGAGGCCAAATATCGTCGGGCTAAATCGATCAGTAAGTCTCATACAATATTAAGACGCTGTCCAGTGGGCATAACGTACTAAGCAGCTATTGTGCCGGCATTGCCCTTTCTCCAGGATTCCAAGACGATCAGAGTCCAAGTTGCACCAAAAGTTCCACTAAATCCAAAACTGTGAAGCAGCAGACCAGGATTATGGCCGTCGAGCATTGGATAGAAAAATGTTGTCAAAAGAGTGAATACGTGGTCGATTGCCTCGACTCCCGTGTAGACTGTGCGCAAAGGTGCATCGATGCTCGGGAGCTTGCCGGATTCAATGGATTTGCGGCTTAGCGCATCAAGGCCATTTATGGAGGCAAAATAGAATATAGCATAGGGCACCCATGCGCTCAAAGCAAAGAGTACGTATCTCATTGTGAAAATTGTAAGAGCTGGCGCGGAATC
Above is a genomic segment from Penicillium digitatum chromosome 3, complete sequence containing:
- a CDS encoding Ribosomal protein S2, conserved site, coding for MEMTGKAQVLRRSVRRFPGAQLRTMQRFTQIVCPMRHSKRLPYGAVAVEENHSSSRSSSEFQDYTTIEFPEVDEQKPQPQLLKRSQLDRIFRLLWDMILAIVAFLFALFGILVSWMDGKPAGPESVGSKLFEVSRFAPTVFPVLFAAIAGSSIKSLASWRIQTTGGATIGLVEQCLGSQTITGAFLTQIRLRTMNFVAVFIVLLWCLSPLGSQASLRIISIVPSYPANPIELTSFNTFTAYQFGYSQVMSMAKTSVAIPMTASMSAASLLSTRNQDLWGNIRFPAIENLEKTSTGWMHVPQNDNLTYASLVGVPVIGLPSAGNTSFILPGSYLSISCPVFDTIHTLNLTDFAGPDAPSPGNGDDCSWTSAWGGFQFQLALSEPCSNALNASKTRTRNARKLIWESWDRGYADDVRDRSPITRAICDITTTYVDANVTCESLDGKQSVKTCDLLAARRSVDRSHFHQNWTVFDINPPGNFQLMKGYNNGVFDLLTTMFPHMDENGGLQPVIGYFIDPFQAIGTFFSETLMSPETTTSSVFGTRLSQLLNSLLYLGINPSTFTGSVDMMQFTREGSTIKDTPFKVTAQTTHLRNIVRCHRPWLAVLIVSSVVIFSIAVMAAYLHIKTIAPDLLGSISVALLQNKTDGIIGSSIWTSDEWTKNMRDKKLWLGDVQPGAEIGRLALTTVAQDFPLGSRKESSLSDH
- a CDS encoding MFS multidrug transporter, putative; its protein translation is MSHSPRDPSSNGTEDDLSTIMTRPDRGGSEIGSLRSGTLNRRQSNPNEVALERINTYRLQHRSTVGSVAGITPREKWLPLGAGKPHPPSLPDPEEYIVEFNDANDPMHPQNWSLKRKIGISATLAYTTFVSSFSSAIYSSAVGHISGHFHISTEVATLGVTLYVLGFASGPTVWAPASELIGRRWPICIGMFGYSLFSIAAATSKDVQTLMLARFFAGFFSASPIANVPAVFADIWSNQTRGVAIAIFAMAVFVGPFASPFTGGFITMSYLGWRWTMYISSIMGWLATGLCLLCLKETYAPAVLVEKAALLRRQTHNWGIRARQEEIELDWGELITNNFSRPFRMLFTEPIVFLISLWMSFVYGLMYALLSAYPVVFQGIHGMNLGVGSLPFIGLIIGEILAGAYILLDQRSYTKKLAANNNIPVPEWRLLPAILGGVCFCVGLFWYGWTGWTKEIHWMAPTASGIVTGFGIYVIFLQCFNYLIDSYLTFAASVFAANTIIRSAVGAAFPLFSKQMFVNLGVQWAATLLGCLALIMIPIPLLFIKWGPALRKKSKFAPILESARAASEKVDVTV
- a CDS encoding serine protein kinase, with protein sequence MSGRPTTGSDDYLRAISLQEDLFFGTFVESWQPANILFSMECDSISDITMPSEYSPVSWIHGVLCDKCAPECLVFQHPHGLLDDADISTLITNVGDLGGVIAFREPKMPCAKVLKSCPQRRQFLSENCHFESLDLMNITKKYHV
- a CDS encoding Protein kinase, with product MRCFERINDAAKPIEESRVGGYHPVHFGDILNERYQIIGKWGYGTFSIQWIARDLWLQKDVTLKAESY
- a CDS encoding Nucleoside transporter, putative: MGLGNWVHETNVRVARSPVGKWFRLEGSGHSLERKGSYFFTEIRAGLATFFAMAYIISVNSNITSVTGGTCVCPAEDMGDFCANNIEYALCTQEIKRDIVTATAAIAALSTFCMGLFANLPIALAPGMGLNAYFAYTVVGVRGSGMVSYSTALTAVFVEGWVFLGLTLIGMRQWLARALPKSIKLATGVGIGLYLALIGLTYSAGIGLVQGGSDTPIELAGCVASQFDSETGMCPSSEKMRSPTMWIGIFCGGILTALLMMYRIKGAIIIGILLVSIISWPRTTSVTFFPYTELGTSQFDFFKKVVTFHPIRHTLTAQDWGLAGKGGQFGLAFITFLYVDILDTTGTMYSMARFAGAINEETQDFEGSAVAYMVDAISISIGSLLGSPPVTAFVESGAGISEGGKTGLTSCVTGIAFFIAVFFAPIFASIPPWATGCTLVIVGTMMAKSAADINWRYYGDAIPAFLTIAIMPFTYSIAYGLIAGITSYITLNGFAWCLEKISRGHIVPPNKDESDPWSWKVKGGLLPPWVKRAARGKKDFWKADEEYAEPRTATVEAVSSSSSSVDRVPLEKGHVPTAAAMN